The sequence gagagcaaaagtTAATTAGTTAAACTTACCACTTACTCTCCCCAGCTTTTGAAGAGACTTGGCTTTTAAGTATATGGCTTCAAGAACCAGGCTTGCAGCATGCTGTGAGACTGCGTGCACTGATTCAGTGCGAAAGCGACCCCTCCTGGAAGACGGTTTTTCAGCAAGGGAAGGCTGCAATCTCTGTATAGCAGCTTGCAGATCAATGCCCTCAAACACACGAAGAGCTCCTTCTACATTACCTCTTTGATACTCTAACTTTCCAAGAAGGGATCTTGCTTCCTGTAAATTAAACCATGGAGGCATCTCAAATACATTACATTTGAGCCAGAGCTCTCATTGACCTTACATGCCCTCTACTATCTATATCAAAATTCGAACAGACAAAATGAACCCATTTCTTTAAAAGTGGATTCATGGTCCTACAAAGGTTTAAAAAGCATTTTTATGAATGAAGAAATCAAAATGGGATCTAAAAAACGAACTacatttgaaaatgaaaatggaaaaaaaaaaaaaaaatagaacctcGAAATTGAGTGATAAGCCTTCCCGTAATGAAGCTTCAGCCTCTTGAATATTTCCTTGATCGAGCTTGGCTTCAACTTCTGTTGTTTTCATGCTAACCCCATTAGCGCTAACTTTTCGAACCCATTCCGAATCCGATTCCACATCCGAGTGATCTCCCCACAACTCCATTTTTGACTTATTACTACCCTTTCTTCCTTCGAATTCATACCATCATCCCTGAACAACAAGcattcaattcttttttctttttctttttttttcagagGAGATCTTTACCTTTTGGTTGAaaattcagagagagagagagagagagagatgggatcTGAAACGTGAATCTAAATAATGTATATTCGGTCGTTTTTTGACACAAGAGAGAAACCCCAAAAAAGgtttgttccattttttttgttttaaatttttatatatttatgcgGATGCGAGGTCATCACTTACTGCACTCTTCTGTCTTTACCGTTTCCCTTGGTTTCTTTGCCACCTCGGCTATCcttaaagaaacaaacaaacacacgcACAACAATTATGGAAAGAAATTAACCATTGTGTTCAAACTTGAAACTTGATATAGTTTTATTAGCACCAATCACGTTATCTTATGCCGTATTCATTAGACTTTTATATAAACTTATTGAATGTttagccatatatatatatatatatattgaattacttctctttttatctttttattccTTTACAATAAGTTTAGCGACATCAAATTTCTATAGGTTCACAACTGTTAATATATCTTATTATAATTGGAATATAACAAAAGTAACGTAAATAATGGTCccatataaaagtgatattacaTTATTAACACAACTTCAACTCAGCATTCATGTGATGTTTCTAAATCTAATAACAAACACCGATAACCACCATCATGAGTCACCGTAAAAACACCTAAACTCGCTGATTGAAAACAAATCAGCCACCGTGTTATTTAGATAGTGACCGTAAGTAATTTGCAATTCAGGCTTTATATTTTGGgacttgtttgttttttagtttcGGATTTGCATTTCTAATTAATTGTTGCATTGAtagtaattttttcaaaaattatttgtaaCTATCACTGCGCTCTCTTGGCGCGATAATCACTCCATAAATACAAGCATTTGTGGGGTGTGAGGAGTAAGGGTCAGGATTTAAGTCTCCAAGAGagagtttcatacacatatacacttaaattagagtagagtagaatttttattttttatcaacaaAAGGAAATTACTTGTAACTCTCTAATTGCAATGAAGGAGGAAAAAGAGACATTATGAACCTAAAAATCCATACAAGATACGGAAGAACTATGATCATATAAGGtgtgggaaatgaaaaaaagttggGCACAATGTTAGAACATGTCTTGACGATGAGAGAAACAAAGGAAAgcaaacaagaaagcaaaagaagTAGGTTATGTTGTTTAAGCAGACAAGAAAACAAATCCATAGAAGGTTTGAATTTGATCAGTTTTTGTTTAAGGGACTAACACTATCATTCTTTGTAGGCATCACAACAGAACAATAAGACTTTTGAAATAAATAGCAACATGCCATCTGTTGGGCCTGCAGTTGTTGCTAGAGCTAGCTTGGTAATTATGAACTCATCTACATTTGATGACGTACTTGTTTATATGTTTGACCATGTTGGACTACGTGTTTGACTATGTTGGGCAACTTGTTGGTGCTACACAAAACAGTCAAACTCAGGTTAGTTAGCtcacaaattatatttattattagtatAGTGACATAATAATTATTGTTCTAAATATACATCTATTCATAAAGTATTATGGATGGTGAAGTAATAATTATTTGCTAGTGTGTTTCGAGGTAGCATACTGCAGTAAATGTTTACATAGGTAGATTAATTGTGGATATGAAGTACTGCTGATTTGTTTGTTGTAGGGAAAGAGAGTTCCAAGCTTCACAAGGAAGATGACTGGGAGATCTGAGCAGGGGAGGGCATTTTTTGTTGGTGATGAGCATGGCAATGTGGTCCATCCCAGAGGGAAGAGAAGGCCACCGAAACGTGGACCTGTTAGTCAGCCTCTTTACGAGAAGATTTTTAGAAGCATGGCAGTCCCACCAAACACACACTGATCAAAGAAGCATGACATAGAAAAACTGACATTGGAGTGTCCCAAGTTCCAACAACCATACTAAGCTTGGCTCAGATGTGCTTCTTGAATACCAGAAGTGCAGCCTAtcatttttgaacttttatcATTAACAAAAGAAGTCAAATAGCATATAATTGAGGTTTTCCTAGGGTAGAAgatatgtttggtaactgttttttattcttattctctattttcaaaaacaattttctatttttgaaactaaaaaacttgtttgacaaCCTAAAAtgaacagaaaacaaaaattgttctcaaaactcaatttgtaaaggaaattgaaaacatgcaaaagactgttttcagtttctacttttcaaaattcaatgaaaacatgcatttgtttaatgaatttgtctcgtttaatgagttagcattagagttcaaatcctagtaacaacatattttagtattttctattttttttttccttcaaaaaacttttttttttttaatttcaactaacaaaacatgttttttatttgaaaaatacaagaaaattgtttttttttttttattcccaaaaataagtttttgaaaatataaaacaaaaactattaccaaacataactttagcttttatgttttagttttcCTACATAGAAAAGTTatttaaaatgtcaaataacattTATTTGGGGTTTTTCTAGAGGGgtcataaaagtgatgttaaaattttcctaaaatggattattagTCAATGCCTtaagggcactcattagcattttcctttttttaatatgaaaatacACTCTGTCTTTGTTTAATTTAGCCAAAAGGCTTATATAGAGCTTAGAATAACTCTCTAAGCatgggaaaatgaaaataacatttaaaaGATTACATTTTCAAGACCTTGACTCATAGgaactataacaaaataaatgactTGTCTACTTAGGAAAACTAAAGCATAAAAACTAACCATTCCCTAGGAAAACCCCAATTAAATGCAAATTGACTTTGTAAATGACTTGTTTGCATGGCGGAACTAAAACATAAAAGCTAACTATAAAATGTGCTTCAAAAGATGGATTTATTCTTTTAGACTCTTATCCCTTTGGTGGATTCCTTGGGTGGCAAGTTCTGGTTCTATATCTCTTTGGGTAGTGTTTCTGTATCCCATAGGGTGGTGAACTATATatcccttttatttattaagtgtTTGGTTCAACTCATTGTATCATATTATATTCCAGCCATCCTTCACCCCTTTATCAGATCAATttggtttttcctttaaaattcTGGTATCACAAATTTTGTAGTCTTTTTTTGGATACCACTAATTATGTCATTTCTTAGAATGCACAAATAGAACTAagtgtttattttgtttagctTTTGCACTTGTTGCAAGAAACAAGGTTTTATTGTCGTGATAATTATTGATCTCATATAATCTTGAAATGTTGCAAGCATAGAGgctataagaagaaaatgtaatgcAAATGTGTATTTGtaaaaattcacactcaataaaaaacttgaaatttaaagattttattgatgtgattttttttttcttaaatgtgtgacaaaaagctaaaatttagtttattttcaaaaaaaaattagagttggATTATTTACCTGaagtaaaaaagaaagtttgtttaaagcaaaatccaaacacataattaatattaaaaaaaaagtcaaaataattttgatataaaaaataggCTAAAGTGCAAACTACACCCTTAGTATCCGTTTGGATACGGATGAAAATCCAACGTTTTGCTTttcgctcttttttttttttggttgagaagagCGCCATAAGTGGGattatgcactgttcaatgggtcccgtgcattgttcatgggacccacaaacatcttttttcaacaaaacttttattaaaaatgggtcctgtggtactattcacatatttaaaaattattttgttacagtatttttagttttcaattttcagcaaaataagcagtatccaaacacacctttAATGTTTAGGaatctttaaattttacaccctaaagttttagaattttgattttacttCATAAAGATGTATCTTGTTTGTATCATTAGCCCCTCCATTTATATTTTTCCATTAAGTGCCATATATCATGCTACTCATGTTTAGtttgtccaataaaataatgttatataGAATAATGAAAATGACGTGAATAATGGACACAACCAATacttataataaatttcacaataaatttagtttttacttataatataattcacaataaatctcattattgttaaaataattaaCTGTGATACTATAAACCCACCAAATTTACTCAACCTCTCAATCTATAAATTCACAAACTATGAAAATTATTGCTAAAAAGTTGCATCGGTATTCGGTAGcattatttaatcattaaacTTAGCTAATTGTAGCACCTTTATGCAAAAAAATAGTGTTGTgtggccttttttttctttccacgTATCCACTTAAGGACAACAGGTAAAACTTGatgaattggaatttttttttgcatttagtttcatttttataatattttagttaGTTGTCTAGTTTGCAAAACCATtgcaaactagcatctcgagtgtttaaaacttgagttccaagaTAGAACTCAAGTTTTTAAGACTCAAGTTGCTAGTGGTTGCAACTGATGTGGAAAAAAATTCACAGGAAACTCGAGtctaaaaactcgagttccatcaTTTACTTTCCCAACgcctattcttcttcttttctttctcttctctcctccAGCTcgtgcttcttcttcttcttcttcctctgttcTTCTTTCCTCTAGCctgtgcttcttcttcttcttcccttgtTCTTCTCTCCTCCAGCTcgtacttcttcttcttcttcccctgtTCTGCTTCTTCAGATCTATGTTCTCTAGAGAGGTCTTTGGATCTGGTACTTCTTCCTTCATTTATggttcttcatcttcatcttcatcgtCATCTTCATTCTGCTTCTtctatggaactcgagtcttgtGACAAAAACATCTCCATGTCAGTAattagaactcgagtctttaaggCTCGATTTCTTCCTTGAACTCAAGCCTCAAAGGCTCGAGATGTTATTCTCCTCAATTCTTTCCAATTCTTACTAACTAATGACATAGTGTGGCAAATTCATGCTACTTTGCAAATTAACCCTAATGaattgttttagaaatttttttccttcccttcaATGGCTACACTGCAATAACTACAACCAGAGATATTGTGAGGGAGGAAAGTCTTGGTGTTCAATAGTAGTGTTTATTCTCTTTCATAGTttcactatatattttttttatttattttcttcattttctcttaGATGCCCtctttcattgtattttttctttttttctttcattccccCAACAGACAGAGCCCGACAAAATTTGATCTATAgcacaattttagaaaaatttaaaatgaagttatttagttatgtagcaCATTTTTGGAACTCGAATTTATTAAACTCAAGTTCCAGcccaaactcgagtttcaaaaatgtgctatataactaaataatttcCTTTGGGTgctatttttctaatttttttctaaaaatgtgctatttggcaaattttgcctaCAAAGCCCACTGAAATCAAAGAGAACTCAAGCATGAAATGGGGATGGAGGAAATTTAGCAtataacttgttttttttttaaacatattcattagtaAACAcgtttttaaaacttattagcaaagtagcatctcgagtctaaagAGGCTTGAGTTCAATGGTAGAGATTCAAGTTCGTAGATGACATGGATAAATGATCTACGTGGAACTAGAGACTTGAGTTCCATAGAGCAATACTAAGAAAGCATAATAGAACCTCTGTtctagagaaagaagaagatgacgacgttggagaaagaagaagacGTTGGGGGTTCTTTGAATTTGATATGAGTAGGAGTATTGAAGatctagaagaagaagaagacgctAGAGGAGAAGATCCAATTAGGTATTTGTTCTTGTGTGGGTATTTTCTGATTTTTGGGTCTTGGTGTGGGTGTTTGAGAAATGAGATTTTTAGGTATGAGAATTTATGAATCCATAGGTTGTTTTTGATTTGGGTAtggagaaagaaggaagaacaTGGGTATGCGACTAAAGAACAGTTTCAGCCAAAGAATAAGAAAGGAACttgagtgtctaaaactcgagtttcacgTGGATTTTAAGTCCATCTCAACTCTGCCAACACATAGAACTTGAGTCTCTTAAGCTCGAGTTGCTACAATGAACTCGCTAAGAGACTCAAGATGTTAGTTTGctaatatgttttgaaaacttgctaactaacaaaattgtttataaaatgGAGTAAAATGGCAAATTTCCTCACTGGGGATGGCTTCAAGGAACACCCGATCATAAACTACGCTTGGCCGATGCAACCATTTCAAGGCTCTGTTGTCGTTGGCAACAAATAGCTGTTCAACTTTGAACAGTTCCAAATGCCGAGATTCACAACTATTTAAAAcccatatcaatttttttttttttaaattgaagtcataattttttattttttatttttttatatatatatatattttttatatataaattatatgttCTGGTTTTGTCCTTAAGAAGGCACTGAAATTTGTATGAGCTAGTGAAGGGTAGTTtggactttttaaaaaatataaattgtcatATGCCTTTCCGAACCCGAAGAAAAGCGCGCCCGGAGAATGAGGCAGAGCTCAGACTCAAGAGTGTCTAAAtagataagatttttttttctctctcaaactcGATGCCTCAAACCTTATTTCTCAAGCCCTTCATTTCTTCAGTTCCTCTTACTAATTgcaggttctctctctctcttcgtctAATACTTGAATTTGATAAACCCCATTAAAGAATAAACCCCCTTTATTCCTGTTTTCAGCTactccttttatttttccataaggGTCTTTATTTTTGGGTGTCACTGGTTTTTATCAAAATAGTGAGCAGTATTTTAATGTGATTGTGATGGTTATCTTTATTCTAAActggattttgaattttttttcaatattcaTTTCCCAATATACTATGTAGTTGCAATGAATGAATATTGTTATGCAGTTTTGATTGGATATATGTAATAATTCATTCGTTGCTGTTGTGTTATGTTGCAGTAATAAATCAATTGTAGTAAATAATGTGAGCAATGTTAGGATACGAGGGAGAGTGGGTGTTGTTGTTTGTATGGGAATGTTGGCACccaggaagaggaagaagaagaaggaaggttTCGAGGTATTCCGAGATGCAGCTGACGAAGCTGATCAGAAGAGTTGGAGGAGACTGATGACTGAAATTCAGGAGACGGGTTCTGCAGTTGCAGTGCTCAAACAACTGAATGTTAGTAACCAGGGCATTTCAAGAGACAAGGTCCTTGGGACCTTGCTCAGATTTAAGCAACTAAACAAATGGAAACTTGTCATTGAGGTATGAGGTATCTATCTACTATCCATAAATGTTGaagatttctatttacataatCATAGAACTTTTCATGGTTTGACAGTGCGCATACATCCACAGAAACAAGCAAACGGATCATTCCactatatgaaaaaaaaaaaaaaattaaagattacaaCATAGTTATGCTGTTGTCTGCCCAATAGTGTACATTAAATTTCCCAATATACGGTTACCATACCATGAGGTCCTCAAACTAGAGACTGGTGTTATTTTCTCATTCAGAATATGAGCTACTATCTCtaacatacacacacattcaTTTTTGTGCTTTGGAATAAAATGAATATACTATTCCTAAACTCATTACTTTGGTGGTCAATATATGCTTTTGATCTTCTATTTTGATGTTACATACTAGTCTTCTTTTGTGTTGTAGATCCTTGAATGGCTCAGGGCTCAAAGCTGGTGGGTGTTTAGTGAACTGGATTTCCTCATGCTTCTAACAGCTTATGGAAAGCAAGGGGACTTCAACAGGGCCGAGAGAGTTTTTAGCTTGATGAATAAGAAGGGCTACGCACCAAGTGTCATATCCCACACTGCTCTTATGGAAGCATATGGAAGAGGAGGCCGATACAATAATGCTGAAGCAATATTTCGAAGGATGTTGTCTTCAGGCCCTCAACCTTCAGCCTTAACATATCAAATAATACTTAAGATATTTGTtgaggtaatttttttttaagccctataacTTTATGCCAAAGTCTGTTGTTGAGCTTCTAGCTTGCCATCAAGGTCGGTTTGGTCATCATTGAAATGGTCATATAAGGATGGTTGTTCcccattgtttgatgtggtgtctttggagggaaagaaataGCAAGTGCtttgaagataatgagagaACTATGCCAGATCTCAAGTTATTCTTTTTTAGAACCTTATTGGAGTAGTTGTCAGATTTGAGAAACCAATCTTTATTTTCAATTCTTGATTTacttgatttatgtaatttttggaaTTGATTGTATACCCCTATATACTCCTTGTGTGCTTGGGtgtctttttttatatatcaataaatctttattacttatcataaaaaaaaaaaaaaaaaaaaaattgatactcGTAGAATTAGAACTTTAGGTTtaacttgaaaaaatttgagaacaataaattttgaaaatctattaATGAAAAAGACCATCTGAACTATGCCTGAATTGCAGGGTCCTTTATGGCTGGCTCACAGCCTTCAACAAAATTTGATCTATTGAAGTTATGATCTAAAATTGTCACTACAGGCATTTTTGAGTCTTGACATAAACTGCTCTAGAAAATAATAGTTTTCTACCACTACTTTGAAAGTGAAAGTTGTTGATATTCTAAGATTTGACTGAATGCTGACCCTACAAAGAACGTAATGAGCCTTGAATCCACAACTGAAAGTTGATGGAACTCCAAGCTTTGACTGGATAAAGACCTGACATGTTTGTTATGGCTACTGGACTtccaacaacaataacaaaaacaaccaagccttagtccctCAATATTTGGGGTTGACTATGGATTCTCAACAAACTAATCAAACTAATGAACACTCCAAAATGGtagaaactttttaaaatagataaattgaaCACCTAGACACGTTGCATCCCCAACTTCATGTGTATCATAATATATTTATGATACCATACACAGAGATGGGTtaagttttcttcttcttcttttatttttatttttttgtgtaagttttttttatatagtggGAGTGACTCTCTAACCTAAGATGtaattcataatttaaattatcTTGCAATTTCATGAGTGACCGGAGCTACTGCAGGGAGGTAAGTTCAAGGAAGCTGAAGACGTTTTCGAGACCCTTTTGAATGAGGAAAAATCACCTTTAAAGCCAGACCAAAAGATGTTTCACATGATGATCTATATGCATAAGAAGGCAAGGAATTATGAGAAAGCTCGAAAAGTATTTGCACTCATGGCTGAGAGAGGAGTTCAACAATCAACAGTTACTTATAATAGCTTAATGTCATTTGAGACTAATTACAAGGAAGTTTCAAAGATGTATGACCAggtaaaattaagaaatttctGATTTATCTTTCATGTAACCAGAGTATAATATGCACTGACAGTCACtagcaaaaaattattgtgattatAGACAATAAGCATGCAGCATTAGTACTCTAATATGCTGTTTCTAGACGTTCTACAATTTCCATTATTATTCCTAGGAATTTGAAACTTCAAATGTATATTTCATTATGAAATTCCCTCTTGATATAGagatattttgtaattaattttaagaaatcaCCAGCTAATATGTGTTTTAGCTGGTGAGCTATCTAAGAATAAGCTATATATCTATGTTTTACTTCCttaatatgtttaaaaaaatgtccTTAAAATTCTTATGTTTTAGCAATGCTGATTTCCTTAACATGTTTAAAAAGAGTCCCTAAAATTCTTATGATTTAGCAATgttgatggatttttttttttaaacaaaatttttattatattttttgataagtaaaaaattttattgaagaaGGAAAATAGGCTGACACATGGGATTTGTGCAGTCCAATTTCAAAGAATACAAATTATAAAGATAGAGAAATACAAAAATGAACAAGACATCAAAGGAATGTTGATGGATGTCCTTAAGGACAGAAGGATGAGCAGTCTCATTTATCTAGGATTGAGGTGGGTTTATATTAGTTGATACTGTTTCTTAAACTTTTGGTGGTATTAAATATGAATGCTAGCTAATAGGCTTGAAACAGTGTTGGGGACGAGGTCTTGAGTGGCATGTTGGCGAGATCTGTGGAGGGAGGTTTCATAGTCGAGTTCCAAGTGGAGGGAGGAAATAGAGAAGCTCTAACTGTTTCACATCTTATGCTTGCTAATGACACTTTCTTGTTTTGTGATGTTTTAGCTTCTAATGTCTGGTAAATCTGTGTTatgattttatgttttgaagCAATTATGGGCTTGGTGATTAACTTGCTTCAAAACATAGATTGGCCACACTATTGGATTGTAAAGTGGGATCTTTACCGTATGAACTATTTGGCTATGTAGCTGGGTTCATCATATAAAATTAGTGCAGTTTGGAACATGGTTGTTGAAAGGACAGAGAAAAGGCTAGTTCAATGCAAAAATTTCTACCTATTGAAGGCGATCCTTATGATCTTACTCGAGTACGTTATCTATCCTTccaatttgttttctttctttgtttactATTCCTACGCATCAACgaaatttttggtggggtgGGAGAGATGGGGAATTCAAATTCCATTTGGTGAATTGGAGTGTGGTGTGCTCTCCCATAAAAACTGGTGGTTTGGGAGTGAGGAACCTTCAGTCAGGCTTTGTTGTTAGATGTGGTTATGGAGGTTGGGAGAGGAGAGCCATCAGTTTTGGAGACATGTCATAGGGGCAAAATATGGGGTATTATGGGGTGATTGGACTTCCGAAGTGGTTAGAAGACCCAAAGGGGGCTTTAGTCTTTGGAAAGGCATAATACCTGGATGGGATAAATTTGCTGCCaatatttgtttcaaaattgGGGATGGCAGGAGGGTCAAATTTGGGCATGATAGGTGGTATGGAGGAAGGGCTCTAAAGGATTCTATCCTGAGTCAAATgttcatttgtgggtaaaaaaCTTTGGGATAAGGTTCATACTTAAATTGTAGAGGtcaaatgcttaaatttttgtgaataattgtttttaacattgtaCCAATACAAGCAGTTCTCTTTATATCTGCCATTTAAGTCTATAATTCCACATGTTGTGCCTTATTTTTGAGGGAAAGTCTGTGCCTACATATGAGGGGAAGTGTTAGAAGAATAATTGAATGATTAGATTTCCCACTTTCTATCAGCGTAATCCATTGGGATGAGTGGTAATTTAACAGTTTCTTTTTGAGGTTGAATTTTATGGACTACCTGTGGAAGATGAAGGCAAATTCCTTGAAAATAGGAGATATAGTAAATTTGACTATTTAGGTTGATCCCAATCAAGTCAAGATAATCTATTGGGGCAACTTTGGGGTGAGACGTGAACAGATTGATTTATGACCATTTAGTGCTGACTTTGATCAAGAGATACGTAGATTTGGGAAAAAGTTAAATATCTACATTAAGCAGGTTCTCCATGTGAAATCATGGAGTAGCAGTGTATGGCCTTTTGTCGAGTTGCAAAAAAGCTAGATTCTCCATGTGCAGTCATAACAATTTAACAGAACGTAAGAATAGTAATAACCCCCATAATGTCTAAGTGACACtactaaaaaattgattaacTGGAATTCTGGTAGTGAGATTGTTCCTCAGGTCAAGCCTTCCCAACCAATGGGGCATATATACAACCTTCTTGTAGATTTATTGGGTTTGATATACTGCCTTCTATTACAATTAACTAGTGAAGCTTTTTCcagaaacaaaacccaacatCTTGATCTTTTGCACCCATCTCAAAGGTGCACTGAGATACCAGCCTATCATTGTCCAAAATTACTCAATCACTGGGTTCCATAGTACCCCAGAATCCTCTTCATCAATCCAtatcttctttattcattttcagAGTAGGAGAGTTCAGGCTTCTCCAAAACTGACAATCAGAAATCAGTTAATAGTCTTACTGCATCAAACTATTGCAACCTAATTGTAAACATCTTTTTCTCAAATCCATCATTGCATTTCTTAAAGTATGTCTGTCAGTTCCCTGATACTTTTAGTCAGCATGTAGACAACATGTTCTCCATTGAAGTTCTCAAATATGGCATAAACCTGTAAGGAGATCCTTTCAGTTGTTCTGATTTTAAATGAGGTGGGTGGTGTTTTCCTTCTTGATGGACACAATTAATATGACAAACCAATATGGGAAAAATGGGTTTGACGTCTGTTTTTCTGGTTTCTTATGAAATGTctttgtttaaattaaataattcacaAGGTTTTGGATAAGACTTGAGGGTGTGCAAGCCTGTTTATGTTGACATTTTTAAGGTAACCTTCTGTCATTGAATAGCATTAGTAATTTATTTACGCTAGTGACATTGAAACATAATAAGTTAACTCATAATAATTGTACTTCATCACAAAAAAGAAGGATACTTGATAGTTCTATGTAAATAGATCCTTTTAGTAAAGAGAGCTGGTTTTTCAATGATCATCAAGTTGATTTTTGTGTGGAAATTGTGGGCCAAGTGATTGACTTCATGCACCTAGCTGATTGTAATATCTCTTGATGACCCTGTAAATACCAAAGAGCAATTCTGGAATATGCCCTGATGCTTTGTGAGGTagtttttatctatttatttatttttaaatacctCTTAATCTCTTGTTAATATTACATTCATCAG is a genomic window of Quercus lobata isolate SW786 chromosome 2, ValleyOak3.0 Primary Assembly, whole genome shotgun sequence containing:
- the LOC115977199 gene encoding pentatricopeptide repeat-containing protein At3g59040-like, which translates into the protein MPQTLFLKPFISSVPLTNCSNKSIVVNNVSNVRIRGRVGVVVCMGMLAPRKRKKKKEGFEVFRDAADEADQKSWRRLMTEIQETGSAVAVLKQLNVSNQGISRDKVLGTLLRFKQLNKWKLVIEILEWLRAQSWWVFSELDFLMLLTAYGKQGDFNRAERVFSLMNKKGYAPSVISHTALMEAYGRGGRYNNAEAIFRRMLSSGPQPSALTYQIILKIFVEGGKFKEAEDVFETLLNEEKSPLKPDQKMFHMMIYMHKKARNYEKARKVFALMAERGVQQSTVTYNSLMSFETNYKEVSKMYDQMQRSGLQPDVVSYALLINAYGKARREDEALAVFEEMLDAGVRPTHKAYNILLDAFAISGMVEQARTVFKSMKRDRFTPDLCSYTTMLSAYVNASDMEGAENFFRRLKQDGFEPNVVTYGALIKGYAKINNLEKMMEKYEEMQACGVKANQTVLTTIMDAYGKNRDFGSAVVWYKEMESCGFPPDQKAKNVLLSLAKTVEEQEEANQIAGNLDQSSNEHRLNRVPRFVDGDSDDEHDEEEGATSCDERLDELILLNSDHGRNLGGLL